A single region of the Candidatus Binataceae bacterium genome encodes:
- a CDS encoding VOC family protein translates to MIQVTELSYMGIGVRNPEEWKTFAASQIGMEFVEGEERGRSYLRMDYWHHRIVLHADDSDDLMYLGFRVAGPEEFRAMQQQLSSAGIKFRVGSEEEAGERHVLEVMKLSDPDGNPIEIFHGPHIQFSKPFRPGRGMHGKFKTGDGGIGHCIIRERDVPAAIRFYQALGMRGGVEYKFQMGKHVATPVFMHCNQRDHSVAFGIGGDKKRINHLMIEVDNLDDVGLTYDLVRKQKLPIRITPGKHSNDHMFSFYVGNPSGWMWEYGWGARPATHQSEYYAEDMYGHEFEPGAFD, encoded by the coding sequence ATGATCCAGGTAACCGAGCTGAGCTACATGGGAATCGGGGTGAGAAATCCCGAAGAATGGAAGACCTTCGCCGCCAGCCAGATCGGCATGGAGTTTGTCGAGGGCGAAGAGCGCGGCCGCTCCTATCTGCGGATGGACTACTGGCATCATCGCATCGTGCTCCATGCCGACGACAGCGACGACCTGATGTACCTCGGCTTTCGCGTCGCGGGTCCCGAAGAATTCCGGGCAATGCAACAGCAATTGTCGTCCGCCGGCATAAAATTCCGCGTCGGCTCCGAGGAAGAAGCGGGCGAGCGCCATGTCCTCGAAGTGATGAAGCTAAGCGACCCGGACGGCAATCCGATCGAAATCTTTCACGGCCCGCACATTCAGTTCAGCAAGCCGTTTCGTCCGGGGCGCGGGATGCACGGGAAATTCAAAACCGGTGACGGCGGGATAGGACATTGCATCATCCGCGAGCGAGACGTCCCGGCCGCGATCCGCTTTTACCAGGCGCTCGGAATGCGCGGCGGTGTCGAGTACAAGTTCCAGATGGGCAAGCATGTGGCCACCCCGGTCTTTATGCACTGCAACCAGCGCGATCATTCGGTGGCGTTTGGAATCGGCGGCGACAAAAAGCGCATCAACCACCTGATGATAGAAGTGGACAACCTCGACGACGTGGGCCTCACTTACGATCTGGTACGCAAACAAAAGCTGCCGATCAGGATCACTCCCGGCAAACACTCGAACGACCACATGTTCTCGTTTTACGTCGGCAATCCCTCTGGATGGATGTGGGAATATGGATGGGGCGCCAGGCCAGCAACGCATCAGTCGGAATACTACGCTGAGGACATGTACGGGCATGAGTTCGAGCCGGGCGCGTTCGATTGA
- a CDS encoding phosphotransferase family protein, giving the protein MNATPPEAAQDLERRLKAFLAARLDGARDIHIANLAPITAGNARQTWEFEARWVGGEGERKVGCVMLRKAEAGQLETDLAPEFRTVRALWDSGVPVARALWIDEEGIWLERPSFIMEKVAGTTDLLPLLKPEGAALSRAIAQQLVVVAARLHTLDWRKLGVDFLPFATPETAAAQQVSYWRALFLKHRMEPHPVMVAAFVWLREHQPITRRISIVHGDFRLGNVLYEEDRINAMLDWEMVHLGDPVEDIAWAYRSLWGPQTFPLDEFVSRYTELSGIQVDPATLLFYRLLGEVKHSIISLTGARSFMDGRTRNLFLADRASTITAYLQQFLDWLPA; this is encoded by the coding sequence ATGAACGCTACGCCGCCTGAGGCAGCTCAGGACCTCGAGCGCAGGTTGAAGGCTTTTCTTGCTGCGCGCCTGGATGGCGCGCGCGACATCCACATAGCTAACCTTGCGCCCATTACCGCAGGCAATGCCCGTCAGACGTGGGAGTTTGAGGCGCGATGGGTCGGCGGCGAGGGAGAGCGGAAGGTCGGCTGCGTAATGCTGCGCAAGGCCGAGGCCGGACAGCTTGAAACTGACCTCGCTCCCGAATTCCGGACGGTGCGCGCGCTTTGGGACAGCGGAGTTCCGGTCGCTCGCGCGCTCTGGATCGATGAGGAGGGAATCTGGCTCGAGCGGCCATCCTTTATCATGGAAAAGGTGGCAGGCACGACGGACTTACTGCCGCTGCTGAAACCGGAGGGCGCCGCGCTGAGCCGCGCTATCGCACAACAATTGGTAGTGGTCGCAGCCAGACTGCATACGCTCGATTGGCGCAAGCTGGGTGTGGATTTCTTGCCGTTCGCGACCCCTGAGACCGCGGCGGCTCAGCAGGTATCATATTGGCGGGCGCTGTTTCTGAAACATCGGATGGAGCCTCATCCGGTGATGGTCGCGGCCTTCGTCTGGCTTAGGGAGCATCAGCCGATCACGCGCAGAATCAGTATAGTACATGGCGATTTCCGCCTGGGGAATGTTTTGTACGAAGAAGATCGCATCAACGCCATGCTGGACTGGGAGATGGTTCATCTCGGAGACCCGGTCGAGGACATCGCGTGGGCCTACCGTTCGCTCTGGGGCCCGCAGACGTTCCCGCTGGATGAATTTGTCAGCCGTTACACCGAACTGAGCGGCATCCAGGTCGATCCCGCGACGCTCCTGTTCTATCGGCTGCTCGGCGAGGTGAAGCACAGCATCATTTCGCTGACCGGCGCGCGCTCTTTCATGGACGGGCGAACGCGAAACCTTTTTCTCGCCGATCGCGCCTCGACCATAACCGCCTACCTGCAGCAGTTTCTGGACTGGCTGCCTGCGTGA
- a CDS encoding (Fe-S)-binding protein, which produces MAAQAQSLASYFDSETAKVLRACTACGKCVEVCPVVPYAGLKDHDSKAVAQGVVDFLAHRAPLAGASATFAHACNGCGECIPACPEGVNPRKMLVLANTIDAGERTQTPQLFRKMSRAIRLMAGMQLLPAEFARVLAPPRRAQAEIVFYLGCNALRTPHLLFNAMYVLDALGADYEVVGGPGACCGIVQSKWEGELGKGERMINATLTRFEGLSPDKVLSWCPSCNLHIGETLAGFKSTSFEFGHFTTYLSDHLDQLRQRFVRPLPLKAVLHAHVGLKDLGANVARVIAAIPKLELVDTVLESGYTCGGSGCARAPEMMKKEHARLVDRVRETGADVLVTFYHNCHAAFVRAESEGGFRVLNYTDLLVEALGATPHDDVFKRLRLFDDWKMIVDEAEPFLRANGVDIDREFLEKILPDVFRMAEFTGGLDCFASRT; this is translated from the coding sequence ATGGCCGCCCAGGCGCAATCGCTTGCAAGCTACTTCGATTCCGAAACGGCCAAAGTGCTGCGAGCATGCACGGCGTGCGGCAAGTGCGTCGAAGTATGCCCGGTCGTTCCGTATGCCGGCCTCAAGGATCACGATTCCAAGGCCGTTGCGCAGGGCGTGGTCGATTTTCTGGCTCATCGCGCGCCGCTCGCAGGCGCTTCGGCAACCTTCGCGCACGCGTGCAACGGATGCGGCGAGTGCATTCCCGCGTGTCCGGAAGGCGTCAACCCACGCAAGATGCTGGTGCTGGCCAACACGATAGATGCGGGTGAGCGCACGCAGACGCCGCAGCTTTTCCGCAAAATGTCGCGCGCGATCCGGCTGATGGCGGGAATGCAGTTGTTGCCGGCGGAGTTCGCACGCGTGCTCGCGCCGCCACGCCGCGCGCAGGCGGAGATCGTTTTCTATCTCGGATGCAACGCGCTCCGCACGCCTCATCTCCTGTTCAACGCGATGTACGTGCTCGATGCGCTCGGGGCGGACTACGAAGTCGTCGGCGGGCCGGGGGCGTGCTGCGGCATCGTGCAGTCGAAATGGGAGGGCGAGCTGGGCAAGGGTGAGCGAATGATCAACGCGACGCTCACCCGCTTCGAGGGGCTAAGCCCGGACAAGGTGCTGAGCTGGTGCCCGTCGTGCAATCTGCATATCGGCGAGACGCTGGCCGGGTTTAAGTCGACGAGCTTCGAGTTCGGCCATTTCACCACCTATCTTTCCGATCATCTCGACCAGTTGCGCCAGAGGTTCGTCCGCCCGCTGCCGCTTAAAGCGGTGTTGCATGCCCACGTGGGCCTTAAGGACCTGGGCGCCAACGTGGCGCGCGTGATCGCCGCGATTCCGAAACTTGAGCTCGTCGACACGGTGCTCGAGTCCGGGTACACCTGCGGCGGCTCGGGATGCGCGCGGGCGCCGGAGATGATGAAAAAGGAACACGCGCGGTTGGTCGATCGCGTGCGCGAGACAGGCGCCGACGTACTCGTCACTTTTTATCACAATTGCCACGCGGCGTTCGTGCGCGCCGAGAGCGAGGGCGGCTTCCGCGTGCTCAACTACACCGACCTGCTGGTCGAAGCGCTCGGCGCCACCCCGCACGACGATGTGTTCAAACGGCTGCGGCTTTTCGACGACTGGAAGATGATTGTCGATGAGGCCGAGCCTTTTCTGCGCGCCAACGGGGTCGATATCGATCGCGAATTTCTCGAGAAGATCCTGCCTGACGTGTTCCGGATGGCCGAGTTCACCGGCGGCCTGGATTGCTTCGCTTCGCGCACCTAG
- a CDS encoding MOSC N-terminal beta barrel domain-containing protein yields MRRQVGTVAELWRYPVKSMGGEHVSEMSLTERGAVGDRLYAMRELKYGSIMSARIWSAMLQLRAVCEREPADNAPARVRIELPDGSVVYAGDPGVKETLSALFGHPVRLDRPRGDAPLTPAEIDAITRGDAYLPPRDLYDEDVVHVLASGTLEHLRRLYPSDFDPRRFRPNIYVDTGAAEEGFVEDGWLGGELEVGDGGARIAAMRPALRCAMTIHPQDELPADPAILRTAAQHHGAYVGVFAAVGAPGRVCVGDPVWLVRN; encoded by the coding sequence ATGAGACGGCAGGTCGGCACCGTCGCCGAACTCTGGCGCTACCCCGTCAAGTCGATGGGCGGCGAGCACGTCAGCGAGATGTCGCTGACCGAGCGCGGTGCCGTCGGCGACCGGCTCTATGCGATGCGCGAGCTCAAGTACGGTTCGATCATGAGCGCGCGAATCTGGTCGGCGATGCTCCAGTTGCGGGCCGTATGCGAGCGCGAGCCGGCGGATAACGCGCCGGCGCGCGTGCGGATCGAGCTTCCCGACGGTAGCGTGGTTTATGCCGGAGATCCCGGCGTCAAAGAAACCCTCTCGGCGCTGTTCGGACATCCGGTGCGGCTGGATCGTCCGCGAGGCGACGCGCCGCTCACACCCGCCGAGATCGACGCGATAACCAGGGGCGACGCTTATCTGCCGCCGCGCGATCTCTACGACGAGGACGTGGTGCACGTGCTCGCGAGCGGCACGCTGGAGCATCTGCGCCGGCTCTATCCGTCTGACTTCGATCCGCGGCGTTTTCGTCCGAACATTTATGTCGACACTGGCGCTGCGGAGGAGGGCTTTGTCGAAGACGGATGGCTCGGCGGCGAACTCGAAGTCGGCGACGGCGGCGCCCGGATCGCCGCAATGCGCCCGGCGCTTCGCTGCGCGATGACCATCCATCCGCAGGACGAGCTGCCCGCGGACCCCGCGATCCTGCGCACCGCCGCGCAGCATCACGGCGCCTATGTCGGCGTCTTCGCCGCGGTCGGCGCGCCTGGACGCGTATGCGTCGGCGATCCGGTGTGGCTGGTGAGGAACTGA
- a CDS encoding N,N-dimethylformamidase beta subunit family domain-containing protein — translation MANKHIHGYSDQISVKPGERIRFMVSLEGATRYRADIVRLINGDANPAGPGPKEEVIATPVSGQYPGRFQPTYSGSHIAIDDAGALLNVGHSISVHAFIMPTTPARRAQGIVTRWDPERRAGWALVIDEHGRLAIWLGDGAGHLVQIAAPEPLSAGLWYSAGASHDGASGRAILHLAPVHNAVNSIVGRIAVLPPALMHAATAEQVNFHSESVAVIAGWAAGKAASGALIVGGHYNGKIDRPRVYGHALGAGQFDELAAGREPDSRGLVARWDFADGIGLDGIATDRVTDASGNDLHGRCVNAPARAMTGHNWTSREEHFIHAPAEYGAIHFHDDDLEDAGWEMDFELVVPDTMCSDVYAARVSAGNAVDYIPFIVRAPSSGPTAKIAFLVPTASYLAYSNEHLSFGQGTQAIVGHTTVLGPEDIYLYEHPEFGLSTYDHHSDGSGVCYVSRLRPIPNMRPHHRFGGTLWGLAADLHLVDWLNARGFRYDVITDEDLHREGAALLRGYNVVLSGTHPEYYSSAMLDGLENYLITGGRLMYLGGNGFYWITSYHPGKPYLVEVRKAEGGSGAWEAQPGEYFHSTTGERGGVWRSRARPPQKLVGVGFAAQGFDRSSYFRRMPDSTHSNASFIFEGVGEDELLGNFGLVGDGAAGHELDRYDRALGTPPNTMLLASSEGHSDNYLRVVEEIAFNYPGTGGRQDSGVRGDIVYFTTAGGGAVFSTSSIAWCGSLSHNNYDNNVSRITGNVLERFASDEQPPGT, via the coding sequence ATGGCAAACAAACACATCCACGGATACAGCGATCAGATCAGCGTCAAACCCGGCGAGCGCATCCGCTTCATGGTGAGCCTCGAAGGCGCCACGCGCTATCGCGCCGACATCGTGCGCCTAATCAACGGTGACGCCAATCCGGCCGGTCCGGGCCCCAAGGAAGAAGTGATCGCGACTCCCGTGAGCGGCCAATATCCGGGACGTTTCCAGCCGACCTACAGCGGCTCGCATATCGCGATCGACGATGCGGGCGCGCTCCTTAACGTCGGACACTCGATCTCGGTTCACGCCTTCATAATGCCGACCACGCCGGCGCGGCGCGCGCAGGGAATCGTGACGCGCTGGGATCCGGAGCGGCGCGCGGGGTGGGCGCTGGTCATCGATGAGCACGGACGGCTTGCAATATGGCTCGGCGACGGCGCCGGGCATCTCGTTCAAATCGCCGCGCCGGAGCCTTTGAGCGCGGGGCTCTGGTACTCCGCCGGCGCCAGCCACGACGGCGCGAGCGGACGCGCGATCCTGCACCTCGCGCCGGTACACAACGCAGTCAATTCGATCGTCGGGCGCATAGCTGTGCTGCCGCCTGCGCTGATGCACGCGGCGACCGCCGAGCAGGTAAACTTCCACTCGGAATCGGTGGCCGTGATCGCCGGATGGGCCGCGGGCAAGGCGGCTTCAGGAGCCCTCATTGTCGGCGGCCATTACAACGGCAAGATCGATCGGCCGCGCGTCTATGGCCATGCGCTCGGCGCGGGTCAATTCGACGAACTGGCCGCGGGTCGCGAGCCGGACAGCCGCGGCCTTGTCGCGCGATGGGACTTCGCCGACGGCATCGGCCTCGACGGCATCGCGACCGATCGCGTCACCGACGCCTCGGGCAACGATCTACACGGACGATGCGTCAACGCGCCGGCGCGCGCGATGACCGGACACAACTGGACCAGCCGCGAAGAGCATTTCATCCACGCGCCCGCCGAGTACGGCGCGATCCATTTCCACGACGACGACCTCGAGGACGCCGGCTGGGAGATGGACTTCGAGTTGGTAGTTCCGGATACGATGTGCTCCGACGTTTACGCGGCGCGGGTCAGCGCCGGCAACGCGGTCGATTACATCCCGTTCATCGTGCGCGCGCCGTCGAGCGGTCCCACCGCCAAGATCGCGTTCCTGGTTCCGACCGCTTCCTACCTCGCCTACTCAAACGAGCATTTGAGTTTCGGACAGGGCACCCAGGCGATCGTCGGCCACACGACGGTGCTGGGGCCCGAAGACATTTATCTCTATGAACATCCGGAGTTCGGGCTTTCGACCTACGATCATCATTCCGACGGCAGCGGCGTATGCTACGTCTCGCGGCTGCGCCCGATTCCCAACATGCGGCCGCATCATCGCTTCGGCGGAACTCTATGGGGGCTCGCGGCCGACCTTCACCTCGTCGACTGGCTGAACGCGAGGGGCTTTCGCTACGACGTCATCACCGACGAGGACCTGCATCGCGAGGGCGCCGCGCTGCTTCGCGGCTATAATGTGGTGCTCAGCGGCACCCATCCCGAATACTACTCGTCCGCGATGCTCGACGGGTTGGAAAACTATCTCATCACGGGCGGGCGACTGATGTATCTCGGCGGCAACGGTTTTTACTGGATCACGTCGTACCATCCCGGAAAGCCGTACCTGGTCGAGGTGCGCAAGGCGGAAGGCGGATCGGGCGCCTGGGAGGCGCAACCGGGCGAGTATTTTCACAGCACCACCGGAGAGCGCGGCGGCGTATGGCGCAGCCGCGCTCGCCCCCCGCAGAAGCTCGTTGGCGTCGGCTTCGCGGCGCAGGGCTTCGACCGTTCGTCGTATTTTCGGCGCATGCCCGACAGCACGCACTCCAACGCGAGCTTCATCTTCGAAGGCGTCGGCGAGGACGAACTGTTGGGCAACTTCGGCCTCGTCGGCGACGGCGCCGCCGGCCATGAGCTCGACCGCTACGATCGCGCGCTCGGCACGCCGCCCAACACGATGCTGCTCGCGAGTTCGGAAGGGCACAGCGACAACTATCTTCGCGTAGTCGAGGAGATCGCATTCAATTATCCGGGCACCGGCGGCAGGCAGGACTCGGGCGTGCGCGGCGATATCGTGTACTTCACCACCGCGGGCGGTGGCGCGGTTTTTTCCACGAGCTCGATCGCCTGGTGCGGAAGCCTCTCCCATAACAACTACGACAACAACGTCTCGCGCATCACGGGCAACGTGCTCGAACGCTTCGCCAGCGACGAGCAGCCGCCCGGCACTTGA
- a CDS encoding acyl-CoA dehydrogenase family protein, whose amino-acid sequence MARTLDAARALAPKVRAAADEIEQGRRLPPHLVREMQRAGMFRMAMPRAWGGPELDFLTQVRVIEELSIADGSTGWCTMIGIDGGYMTAYIDQSVAREMYRDLDAVTAITFAPPGKAVKTRDGYIANGRWPFGSGCQHATWLIGHFLIFEGDSPRLMPNGLPETRFGFLPTAECEILDTWYTNGLRGSGSHDWTVKDRFIPEERTFNLAAPTIYREGPLYALPNLLIYKVSGVHLGIARGAIEEFIAMASNKALTFKSPAAGKPGMLREEAYVQSAVAQAEALLSSARGFVYEAFGDMWNTMAAGDPPSHKQRARGRLAMAHSSAACLQAVELLYKANGGSSVYSGNAFDRRLRDMQTANQHTVVSVKTWEVAGRVLLGLEHNYGLLF is encoded by the coding sequence GTGGCTCGCACGCTCGACGCCGCACGCGCGCTTGCTCCGAAAGTCCGCGCCGCGGCAGACGAAATCGAACAGGGACGCCGGCTGCCGCCGCATCTGGTGCGCGAGATGCAGCGCGCCGGGATGTTCCGGATGGCGATGCCGCGGGCGTGGGGCGGGCCGGAACTCGATTTTCTCACGCAGGTGCGCGTGATCGAGGAGTTGTCGATCGCCGACGGATCGACCGGCTGGTGCACGATGATCGGTATCGACGGCGGCTACATGACCGCATACATCGACCAGTCCGTGGCGCGCGAGATGTATCGCGACCTCGACGCGGTAACGGCGATCACATTTGCTCCACCGGGCAAGGCGGTGAAGACCAGGGATGGCTACATCGCGAACGGCCGATGGCCGTTTGGGAGCGGCTGTCAGCATGCAACCTGGCTCATCGGCCATTTTCTGATCTTCGAGGGCGATTCGCCGCGCCTGATGCCCAACGGCCTCCCCGAAACCCGTTTCGGTTTTCTGCCGACTGCGGAATGCGAGATTCTCGATACGTGGTACACCAACGGCCTCCGCGGAAGCGGCAGTCACGACTGGACGGTCAAGGATCGTTTCATCCCGGAGGAACGGACCTTCAACCTGGCCGCACCCACCATCTACCGGGAAGGCCCGCTCTATGCGTTGCCCAATTTGCTCATCTACAAGGTGTCTGGAGTGCACCTTGGAATCGCGCGCGGCGCGATAGAAGAATTCATCGCGATGGCCTCGAACAAGGCGCTGACTTTCAAATCTCCGGCGGCGGGCAAACCCGGGATGCTGCGCGAGGAGGCTTACGTTCAAAGCGCGGTGGCCCAGGCCGAGGCGCTGCTCAGTTCGGCGCGCGGCTTTGTCTACGAAGCGTTCGGCGACATGTGGAACACGATGGCAGCCGGCGACCCTCCGTCGCACAAGCAGCGCGCACGCGGCCGGCTCGCGATGGCGCATTCGAGCGCCGCATGCCTGCAGGCGGTCGAACTGCTGTACAAGGCCAACGGAGGATCGTCCGTTTATAGCGGCAATGCGTTCGATCGCCGTCTGCGCGATATGCAGACCGCCAATCAGCACACGGTCGTGTCGGTCAAGACCTGGGAGGTCGCCGGGCGCGTCCTGCTCGGACTGGAGCACAACTACGGCCTGCTGTTCTGA
- a CDS encoding kelch repeat-containing protein — protein sequence MKLVASLQVTFASFLMLAAPAWSQTPGTFSLTGSMSTPRFGQTATLLANGQVLVAGGVQQSGHVAALQSAEIYDRALGQFAPTGSLNQGRENATAVRLASGQVLVIGGDSFGISLNSAEIFDPASGTFTPTGNMNTPRQNAAAWLLN from the coding sequence TTGAAACTAGTCGCCTCTTTGCAGGTGACGTTTGCCTCCTTTTTGATGCTCGCTGCTCCCGCCTGGTCTCAGACGCCGGGGACCTTTTCTCTGACGGGCAGCATGTCCACGCCACGCTTCGGCCAGACGGCGACACTGCTGGCCAATGGGCAGGTTCTGGTGGCGGGCGGCGTCCAGCAATCAGGTCACGTCGCTGCTTTACAGAGCGCAGAGATATATGATCGCGCGCTTGGTCAATTCGCGCCCACCGGAAGCCTCAATCAGGGACGTGAGAATGCCACGGCGGTGCGACTCGCGAGCGGCCAAGTGCTCGTCATCGGAGGCGACAGCTTCGGCATTTCTCTCAACAGCGCGGAGATTTTTGACCCTGCGAGCGGTACTTTTACGCCGACGGGGAACATGAACACCCCGCGTCAAAATGCAGCCGCGTGGTTGCTTAATTAA
- a CDS encoding kelch repeat-containing protein encodes MVVNRCPIASAPLPDGRILFAGPDASAEIYDPSTDSFSSTGNMHIAREGAAAAPLPDGTILISGGGVCGFLACAEIYDPASGSFSFTGNMTKQRVNQTAIALPDGEVLEVLGSDGSGIATSAELYHPSFEEFFSTRSPIAQRLSGTATLLASGQVLLAGGEGSNSTATPSAELYTPSPAWIPFSSFSANVQIHGGKKPSFNVNGTATPAANGSAVNPSTPDVYLWLGTHSVTNAGTYSVTIPAGSFVYDPKHGSYTFSGVIQNVSLEVLIQQLGGTVAFSAPRTAST; translated from the coding sequence ATGGTGGTGAACCGCTGTCCAATTGCGAGTGCCCCGCTGCCCGATGGCCGCATCCTCTTCGCAGGCCCCGATGCCAGTGCGGAAATCTATGACCCATCGACAGACAGCTTCAGTTCGACCGGCAATATGCACATTGCTCGGGAGGGCGCCGCCGCCGCGCCGCTGCCGGATGGCACAATCCTCATCAGCGGGGGCGGGGTGTGCGGATTCCTCGCCTGCGCCGAGATCTACGACCCCGCCTCAGGTTCGTTCAGCTTCACCGGCAACATGACTAAGCAGCGCGTCAATCAAACGGCTATCGCGCTGCCTGATGGCGAGGTTCTGGAGGTGCTGGGATCGGACGGTTCTGGGATTGCCACCTCGGCCGAACTATACCATCCGAGCTTTGAGGAGTTTTTTTCAACTCGTAGTCCGATTGCGCAACGATTGTCCGGCACTGCCACATTGCTCGCGAGCGGCCAGGTGTTGCTCGCCGGTGGTGAGGGCTCCAACTCCACGGCGACCCCCAGCGCTGAGCTTTACACACCGTCGCCCGCGTGGATTCCCTTCTCCTCGTTCTCGGCTAACGTACAGATTCACGGCGGCAAGAAACCCAGCTTCAATGTTAATGGGACAGCCACTCCGGCCGCGAACGGGTCTGCGGTCAATCCCTCGACCCCGGATGTCTATCTGTGGCTGGGTACGCACTCAGTCACGAACGCGGGTACGTACTCAGTCACGATCCCGGCCGGCTCGTTTGTCTACGATCCGAAGCACGGCTCGTACACGTTTTCGGGAGTGATCCAAAACGTCTCCCTGGAGGTTCTAATCCAGCAGCTCGGCGGTACAGTCGCGTTCTCTGCACCGCGAACGGCTTCGACTTGA
- a CDS encoding MBL fold metallo-hydrolase: MNRWKIGDVTITRVVEMETTSKATFVLKDGSPENIRTVPWLRPHFANADGKVIMSVHAFVIEAPGHRIVVDTCIGNDKRRAFPGWNMLQLPFLADLEKAGFARESIDRVLCTHLHVDHVGWNTMLVDGKWVPTFPRARYLIGRKEWDHWSKASEADTRELLADSVRPVFEAGLADLVESDARISGEVRLEATPGHTPGHHSVRISSRGEEAVITGDLMHHPVQMAHPEWGSQFDTDFAQAIATRRAFLERYGDKPVLVLGTHFATPSAGRIVRDGDAWRLEV; the protein is encoded by the coding sequence ATGAACCGCTGGAAGATTGGCGACGTCACAATCACCCGGGTCGTCGAGATGGAGACGACCTCAAAAGCCACCTTTGTGCTGAAAGACGGCTCGCCCGAGAACATCCGCACGGTGCCCTGGCTGCGCCCGCACTTCGCCAACGCGGACGGCAAAGTGATCATGAGCGTGCACGCCTTCGTCATTGAAGCGCCGGGCCATCGCATCGTCGTCGATACCTGTATCGGCAACGACAAGCGTCGCGCGTTTCCCGGATGGAACATGCTGCAGTTGCCATTCCTGGCTGACCTGGAGAAGGCCGGCTTCGCGCGCGAATCGATCGATCGTGTGCTCTGCACTCATCTACACGTCGATCATGTCGGGTGGAACACGATGCTCGTTGACGGCAAATGGGTGCCGACGTTTCCGCGCGCGCGATATCTCATCGGACGCAAGGAGTGGGACCACTGGTCGAAAGCGAGCGAGGCCGACACGCGTGAATTGCTCGCCGACTCGGTGCGTCCGGTGTTCGAGGCCGGCCTTGCCGACCTTGTCGAAAGCGACGCGCGCATCTCCGGCGAGGTCCGCCTCGAAGCGACTCCCGGACACACTCCCGGCCATCACAGCGTCCGTATCTCCTCGCGCGGAGAGGAGGCGGTGATCACGGGCGACCTGATGCATCATCCGGTGCAGATGGCGCATCCGGAATGGGGCAGCCAGTTCGATACCGATTTCGCCCAGGCGATCGCGACCCGGCGCGCGTTCCTTGAAAGGTACGGCGACAAGCCAGTCCTCGTGCTGGGGACGCACTTCGCGACGCCGAGCGCGGGCCGGATCGTCCGCGACGGCGACGCCTGGCGGCTTGAAGTCTAA